The window CGATGCGCTGGCCCGGCATGACCGAGCGGTCGATGTCGCGCACGATGGTGATCGGCTCGCCGCCTTCGACCGCGTAGCCACAGCGCATTTCGCGCATGGCCAGCATGGGGTTGGGCAGGTTGTCGGGCTCCCGGAACTCGAAGGCGAAGTCGGCCGCGGTCAGCACCGGCGCGATCTTCTCCATGCGCTCCAGCGCCTTCACGCGGCTCTGTGCCTGCTTGGCCTTGCTGGCCTTGGCCTTGAAGCGGTCGATGAAGCGCTGCAGCTGCGCCACCTTCTCCTGCTGGCGCCCGAATGCGGCCTGCTGCTGGCTCATGCGCTCGGCGCGCATGCCCTCGAAGGCGCTGTAGTTGCCGCCGTAGCGCGTGAGCTGGGTCTCCTCGAGGTGCACCGTCACGCGGGTGATGGCGTCGAGGAACTCGCGGTCGTGGCTGATGACCAGCATGGTGCCCTCGTAGCGCTGCAGCCAAGCCTCCAGCCACACCAGCGCGTCGAGGTCCAGGTGGTTGGTGGGCTCGTCGAGCAGAAGCAGGTCGCTCGGGCACATCAGCGCGCGGGCCAGCTGCAGCCGCATGCGCCAGCCGCCGGAGAAGCTGTTGACCGGCGCGTCCAGCTGGGCGCTCTTGAAGCCCAGGCCCAGCATCAGCGCCTGGGCCCGCGGCGAGGCGTCGAAGGCGCCGACCTCGGCGAGCAGGCCGTGCGCCTCGCCGATCGCGTTGCCGTCGTCGGCCGCTTCGGCGGCGGCCAGCGCGGCCTGTGCCTCCATCAACCGGGTGTCGCCTTCCAGCACGAAGGCGGTGGCCGGCTGGTCGGTCTCGGGCATGTTCTGCGCCACCTCGGCCATGCGCCAGCGCGGCGGGATCGAGAAATCGCCGGCATCGGCCTGCAGCCGGTGTGTCAGCAGCGCGAACAGCGAGGACTTGCCGGCGCCGTTGCGGCCGACCAGGCCGACCTTCTCGCCGGGGTTCAGCGTGAGGTTGGCGCCTTGCAGCACGATCTTGGGGCCGCGGCGCAGGGTGAGATTCTTGAGAACGATCATGAGGACAGCAGGGAAGCCCGGGTCAGCAGCAGCACCTGGTCGTCGCCGGCGCTGGTTTCGAGCCACACGGCCTCGATGGTGGGAAAGGCGCGCTCGAAGTTCGCGCGCTCGTTGCCGATCTCCAGCACGAGCACGGCATCTTCGGTCATCTGCGCCGGCGCGTCTTGCAGCAGCTTGCGCACGAAGTCCATGCCGTCCTCGCCGCCGGCCAGCGCCAGCTCGGGTTCGGCCCGGTACTCCGGCGGCAGGTCCGCCATCGATGCGGCATTCACGTAAGGCGGGTTGCAGAGGATCAGGTCGTAGGGGCCGTGCACGCGCGCCAGGCCGTCGGAGCGCAGCAGCGTGACGCGATCGCCCAGGCCGTGAGCGTCGACGTTGATCTTCGCCACGGCGAGCGCGTCCTCGGACAGGTCGCTGCCGTCGACGCTCACCTCGGGCCAGGCCATCGCGGCCAGCACCGCGAGGCTGCCGTTGCCGGTGCACAGGTCGAGCACGCGTCGCGTGTGGGCGCCGAGCCAGGCGTCGATCGTGCCGTCGGCCAGCAGCTCGGCGATGAAGCTGCGCGGCACGATGGTCCGCTCGTCGACGTAGAAGGCCACGCCCTGCAGCCAGGCCTGCTTGGTCAGGTAGGCCGCCGGCAGGCGTTGGCGGATGCGACGGTCGATCAGCGCGTCGACCACCAATCGCTCGCTCGCGGACACCGGTCGCGCGGCGTGCTCGTCCAGCCCGTCGAGCGGCAGGTCCAGCGCCCACTGCACCAGCCAGGCGGCCTCGTCGAAGGCATGGGTCGTGCCGTGCCCGAACGACACCCCGGCCTCCTGCAGGCGCGCGGCCTGCGCCTCGACCAGCTCGATCAGCGTCATGCGACCAGACGCTCGAGCGTGCTGCGGTAGATCTCCTTCAGCGGCTCGATCTCGGCCACCGCGACGTGCTCGTCGATCTGGTGGATGCTGGCATTGACCGGCCCGCATTCGACCACCTGCGGGCAGACGGTGGCGATGAAGCGGCCGTCGGAGGTGCCGCCGGTGGTGGACAGCTCGGTCGTGCGGCCGGTCACCTGCAAGATCGCGCTGCCCAGCGCCTCGGTCAGGCTGCCGGGGCGCGTGAGGAAGGGCCGACCGCCCAGCGTCCAGTCGATCGTGTACTGCAGGCCGTGGCGGTCCAGCACCGCGGCGAGGCGCTGCTGCAGGGTCTCCGGCGTCGATTCGGTCGAGAAACGGAAGTTGAAGTCGACCACCGCCTCACCCGGGATGACATTGCTCGCGCCGGTGCCCGCGTGCAGGTTCGAGACCTGCCAGCTGGTCGGCGGGAAATGTTCGTTGCCGCCGTCCCAGACCACTTGCACCAGCTCGGCCAGCGCCGGCGCCACCGCGTGGATCGGGTTCTTCGCCAGGTGCGGGTAGGCGATGTGACCCTGCACGCCTTGCACGACCAGCCGGCCCGACAGCGAGCCGCGGCGGCCGTTCTTGATCATGTCGCCCACCGCGTTCACCGAGGTCGGTTCGCCGACGATGCAGCCGTCGAGCCGCTCGCCGCGCGCCTGCAGCCAGCGCACCACCTGCGTGGTGCCATCGAGCGCAGGGCCTTCCTCATCGCTGGTCAGCAGCAGCGCGATCGAACCAGCGTGTCGGGGATACGCCGCGACGAATTCCTCGATCGCGACCACCATGCAGGCGATCGAGGTTTTCATGTCGGCCGCGCCGCGCCCGTAGAGACGGCCATCGCGGTGGCTGGGCACGAACGGGTCGCTGGTCCAGCGCTCCAGCGGGCCGGTGGGCACCACGTCGGTGTGGCCGGCGAACACGAGCGTGAAGCCGTCGGCGGAACGGCCGCGGCGCACGGCCCACAGATTGGTGACGCGGAAGTCGTCCGGGCCGCTCTCGAGCGTGTGGCAGTCGAAGCCCTGCGCCTGGAGCCGCTGCACGACCAGCGCCTGGCATCCGGCGTCCTCGGGCGTGACGGAAGCGCGCGCGATCAGTTGCTCGGCGAGCGCAAGCGCCGTCGGGGGCAGGGCACTCATCCGCGCGATCGACTCACAGCGCGCCGAAGTTCGTGCGGCGATCGTCCTGCCGCACGTCGAGCGTGATGTCGGTGAAGGACGGGCCCTCGTCCTTCTCTTCCTTCTTCGGCACCAGCTTCGACTGCGTGGGACTGTCGTTCTGCAGCCGCCACATCAGGTTGGTGGGCGAATCGGCATAGCTCAGACCCTCGTCGCGGGTGATCACGCCGTCGTTGATCAGGCGGGCGAGCTCCTGCTCGAAGGTCTGCGAGCCCTCGGCCAGCGACTGCTCCATCGCCTCCTTGACGCCCGGGAAATCGCCCTGCGCCATCAGGTCGGCCACCAGCTTGGTGTTGAGCAGCACCTCGACGGCCGGCACCCGCCCGCCCTGGGTCGAGCGCACCAGGCGCTGCGACACCACGGCCTTGAGTGCGGAGGACAGGTCGCCCAGCAGGGCCGGGCGCGCCTCGGGCGTGTAGAAGCTCAGGATGCGGCCCAGCGCGTGGTAGCTGTTGTTGGCGTGCAGCGTCGAGACCACCAGGTGCCCCGACAGCGCATAGGAAATCGCCGCGGTCATGGTCTCGCGGTCGCGGATCTCGCCGATCAGGATGCAGTCGGGCGCCTGGCGCAGCGCGTTCTTCAGACCGATCTGCAGCGACTGCGTGTCGCGACCCACCTCGCGCTGGTTGACGATCGCCTTCTTGTTGGTGAACAGGAACTCGATCGGGTCCTCGATGGTGAGGATGTGGCCGGCGAGGTTGCGGTTGCGGTGCTCCAGCATCGCGGCGAGCGTCGTGCTCTTGCCGGTGCCGGTGGCGCCGGCCAGCAGGATCAGGCCGCGCTTCTCGAGGATCAGCGTGTTCAGGATCTCCGGCAGCTTCAGCGAATCGAGCGTCGGGATCTCCACCGGGATGCAGCGGAACACCGCGGCGATGGAGCCGCGCTGCCGGAAGGCGCTGAGCCGGAAGCTGCCGACGCCCTGCAGGCCGACGCCCATGTTCAGCTCGCCCAGCTCCTCCAGCTCCTCGAGCTGCTTGGGTGTCAGCAGCTCGGCCAGCAGCTGCCGCGGCTGCTCCGGCGTGAGCGACTGGTCGGACAGCTGCAGCAGCTGGCCGTTGATCTTGATCTGGATCGGCGCGTTGGCCGTGAGGTAGACATCCGAGGCCCGCTTCTCGGCCATCAGCCGCAGCACCCGCTCCATGTTTCCGCTCATCGCACCGACCCTTCCCGTTGAGTGTTCCGGTCGCCGTTCCGGCGCCGTTCGATCAGGCGCCGCGCAGCAACTCGTTGATGCTGGTCTTGGCGCGCGTCTGCGCATCGACCTTCTTGACGATCACCGCACAGTACAACGAGTACTTGCCGTCCGCGCTGGGCAAATTACCGGAAACCACGACCGAACCCGCCGGCACGCGGCCGTAGCTCACCTCGCCGGTGGCGCGGTCGTAGATCTTGGTGCTCTGGCCGATGTAGACGCCCATGCTGATCACCGAGTTCTCCTCGACGATCACGCCTTCCACCACCTCGGAGCGGGCGCCGATGAAGCAGTTGTCCTCGATGATGGTCGGGTTGGCCTGCAGCGGCTCCAGCACGCCGCCGATGCCCACGCCGCCCGACAGGTGCACGTTCTTGCCGATCTGCGCGCAGGAGCCCACCGTCGCCCACGTGTCGACCATGGTGTTCTCGTCGACGTAGGCGCCGATGTTCACGTAGCTGGGCATCAGCACCGCGCCCTTGGCGATGTAGCTGCCGCGCCGGGCCACTGCCGGCGGCACCACGCGCACGCCGGTGGCCCGCATCGCGGCCTCGTCGAGGTGGGCGAACTTGGTGTCGACCTTGTCGAAGAAGCCCAGGTCGCCGGCCCGCATGATCTTGTTGTCGGTCAGTCGGAAGCTCAGCAGCACCGCCTTCTTGACCCACTGGTTCACCTGCCACTGGCCGACGCCCTGGCGCTCGGCCACGCGCAGGCGGCCCTTGTTCAGGTCGGAGATGACCTGCTCGACCGCCTCGCGCACTTCGGGCGCGTTGGCCGCGGTGATGGTGGCGCGGGATTCCCACGCGGCGTCGATGGTCGATTGCAGTTGGGTATGGGACATGGAGACTCAGCTGGACTGGATGAAGGAAACGATGCGTTCGGCCGCTTCGACGCATTCGTCGATGCCGGCCACGAGCGCCATGCGGATGCGCCCCTGGCCAGGGTTCGTGCCCTGCGCCTCGCGGGCGAGGTAGCTGCCGGGCAGCACCGCCACATTGTATTGAGCGAGCAGCTCGCGGGCGAAGCGGATGTCGCTGCCGCCGCAGACGGCCGCCGGCAACCTGGCCCACAGGTAGAAGCCGGCATCGGGCAGCGCGACGTCCAGCACGCTGGCGAGCCTCGGCGTCACTTGCTCGAATTTCTGGCGGTAGAGCGCCCGGTTGGCCGCCACGTGGGCCTCGTCGCCCCAGGCCGCGAGGCTGGCGCGCTGCACCGCCGGGCCCATGGCGGCACCGTGGTAGGTGCGGTACAGCAGGAAGGCCTTCAGGATTGCCGCGTCGCCGGCCACGAAGCCCGAGCGCAGCCCCGGCACGTTGGAACGCTTGGACAGGCTGGTGAAGGCGATCAGGCGCCGGAAGTCGCTGCGCCCCAGCGCCAGCGCGGCCTGCAGGCTGCCGAGCGGTGGCTCGTCACGAAAGTAGATTTCCGA is drawn from Methylibium petroleiphilum PM1 and contains these coding sequences:
- a CDS encoding ABC-F family ATP-binding cassette domain-containing protein, which gives rise to MIVLKNLTLRRGPKIVLQGANLTLNPGEKVGLVGRNGAGKSSLFALLTHRLQADAGDFSIPPRWRMAEVAQNMPETDQPATAFVLEGDTRLMEAQAALAAAEAADDGNAIGEAHGLLAEVGAFDASPRAQALMLGLGFKSAQLDAPVNSFSGGWRMRLQLARALMCPSDLLLLDEPTNHLDLDALVWLEAWLQRYEGTMLVISHDREFLDAITRVTVHLEETQLTRYGGNYSAFEGMRAERMSQQQAAFGRQQEKVAQLQRFIDRFKAKASKAKQAQSRVKALERMEKIAPVLTAADFAFEFREPDNLPNPMLAMREMRCGYAVEGGEPITIVRDIDRSVMPGQRIGILGANGQGKSTLVKTLARALPALGGSVTEGKGLAIGYFAQQEMDVLTPESGPMEHMIRLAKQVSPGAREQELRNFLGQFRFTGDMVHQPVGSLSGGEKARLVLAMIVWQRPNLLLLDEPTNHLDLATREALSLALNEFEGTVMLVSHDRALLREVCDEFWLVTAGGVREFDGDLDDYQRWLLEQSREQARAYAQAARGATAAPTVVEATAKPSKAPDEPVDRREDRKAQAQARQRAAEQARPLKAEFGKLEARLATAVPERDALAASLSDPSLTAAERAERGKRLKLLSEQIETFETRWLELGEAIEALSATA
- the prmB gene encoding 50S ribosomal protein L3 N(5)-glutamine methyltransferase; protein product: MTLIELVEAQAARLQEAGVSFGHGTTHAFDEAAWLVQWALDLPLDGLDEHAARPVSASERLVVDALIDRRIRQRLPAAYLTKQAWLQGVAFYVDERTIVPRSFIAELLADGTIDAWLGAHTRRVLDLCTGNGSLAVLAAMAWPEVSVDGSDLSEDALAVAKINVDAHGLGDRVTLLRSDGLARVHGPYDLILCNPPYVNAASMADLPPEYRAEPELALAGGEDGMDFVRKLLQDAPAQMTEDAVLVLEIGNERANFERAFPTIEAVWLETSAGDDQVLLLTRASLLSS
- the dapE gene encoding succinyl-diaminopimelate desuccinylase, with protein sequence MPPTALALAEQLIARASVTPEDAGCQALVVQRLQAQGFDCHTLESGPDDFRVTNLWAVRRGRSADGFTLVFAGHTDVVPTGPLERWTSDPFVPSHRDGRLYGRGAADMKTSIACMVVAIEEFVAAYPRHAGSIALLLTSDEEGPALDGTTQVVRWLQARGERLDGCIVGEPTSVNAVGDMIKNGRRGSLSGRLVVQGVQGHIAYPHLAKNPIHAVAPALAELVQVVWDGGNEHFPPTSWQVSNLHAGTGASNVIPGEAVVDFNFRFSTESTPETLQQRLAAVLDRHGLQYTIDWTLGGRPFLTRPGSLTEALGSAILQVTGRTTELSTTGGTSDGRFIATVCPQVVECGPVNASIHQIDEHVAVAEIEPLKEIYRSTLERLVA
- the dapD gene encoding 2,3,4,5-tetrahydropyridine-2,6-dicarboxylate N-succinyltransferase → MSHTQLQSTIDAAWESRATITAANAPEVREAVEQVISDLNKGRLRVAERQGVGQWQVNQWVKKAVLLSFRLTDNKIMRAGDLGFFDKVDTKFAHLDEAAMRATGVRVVPPAVARRGSYIAKGAVLMPSYVNIGAYVDENTMVDTWATVGSCAQIGKNVHLSGGVGIGGVLEPLQANPTIIEDNCFIGARSEVVEGVIVEENSVISMGVYIGQSTKIYDRATGEVSYGRVPAGSVVVSGNLPSADGKYSLYCAVIVKKVDAQTRAKTSINELLRGA
- a CDS encoding PilT/PilU family type 4a pilus ATPase; the encoded protein is MSGNMERVLRLMAEKRASDVYLTANAPIQIKINGQLLQLSDQSLTPEQPRQLLAELLTPKQLEELEELGELNMGVGLQGVGSFRLSAFRQRGSIAAVFRCIPVEIPTLDSLKLPEILNTLILEKRGLILLAGATGTGKSTTLAAMLEHRNRNLAGHILTIEDPIEFLFTNKKAIVNQREVGRDTQSLQIGLKNALRQAPDCILIGEIRDRETMTAAISYALSGHLVVSTLHANNSYHALGRILSFYTPEARPALLGDLSSALKAVVSQRLVRSTQGGRVPAVEVLLNTKLVADLMAQGDFPGVKEAMEQSLAEGSQTFEQELARLINDGVITRDEGLSYADSPTNLMWRLQNDSPTQSKLVPKKEEKDEGPSFTDITLDVRQDDRRTNFGAL